One segment of Cystobacter fuscus DSM 2262 DNA contains the following:
- the recO gene encoding DNA repair protein RecO, whose product MDRYTDEALVLSTVDYGEADRLVTLLTREHGKLTAFAAGARKSKRRFAGALEPYMRLRVQLVETRGATVRLDSADIVTGYYAARADLPLIARALYAVELCRELTRDHEPHPELFALLEGYLHKLDAKEAGPTSLLAFELSALAHAGLMPRFDSCSLCGGPPGERPRFDQAHGGAVCEACAVRARDAVAISAELLSGLRALQDGERTPLPAELRARARALLNLFISHHLGRRLKSVDFMDQVGLD is encoded by the coding sequence ATGGATCGATACACTGACGAGGCGCTGGTCCTCTCCACCGTGGACTATGGGGAAGCGGACCGGCTGGTCACGCTCCTCACGCGCGAGCACGGCAAGCTGACGGCCTTCGCCGCCGGGGCGCGCAAGAGCAAACGCCGCTTCGCCGGCGCGTTGGAGCCCTACATGCGCCTGCGCGTGCAGCTCGTGGAGACGCGGGGCGCCACGGTGCGCCTGGACTCGGCCGACATCGTCACGGGCTACTACGCGGCCCGCGCGGATCTGCCCCTCATCGCCCGGGCCCTCTACGCCGTGGAGCTGTGCCGCGAGCTGACGCGCGATCACGAGCCCCACCCGGAGCTCTTCGCGCTGCTCGAGGGCTACCTGCACAAGCTCGATGCGAAGGAGGCGGGCCCCACCTCGCTGCTGGCCTTCGAGCTGTCGGCGCTGGCCCACGCGGGCCTCATGCCGCGCTTCGACTCGTGCTCGTTGTGCGGCGGCCCTCCGGGCGAACGGCCCCGCTTCGATCAGGCCCATGGCGGCGCGGTGTGCGAGGCCTGCGCGGTCCGGGCGCGCGACGCGGTGGCCATCTCCGCCGAGCTGCTCTCCGGCCTCCGGGCGCTCCAGGATGGCGAGCGCACTCCGCTGCCCGCGGAGCTCCGGGCCCGGGCGCGCGCGCTGCTCAACCTTTTCATCTCCCACCACCTGGGCCGCCGCCTCAAGAGCGTGGACTTCATGGACCAGGTGGGGCTGGACTGA
- the tgl gene encoding social motility TPR repeat lipoprotein Tgl: protein MLSRASSLWFLALLLVGCKHVPTDKEREGAEIHYELALQAQHAGNVQAAYMELQKSLELNPDYPEAHHVMAILLHLSFNRPEEAIVHYQKALQLRPTFSEAKTNLANVYLSQARYDEAIPLYEQALNDMLYPTPFIAQSNLGWALYKKGDKERALQNIKAAVTINPGFCLGYRNLGTIYEESGELSEACRYLGRYREACPEVADAHLREGACLVKQGKLEEAKQSFTTCEAKATSQNLKDDCHRLLEAL, encoded by the coding sequence ATGCTCTCCCGCGCTTCCTCCCTCTGGTTCCTCGCGCTCCTGCTGGTGGGTTGCAAGCATGTCCCCACCGACAAGGAGCGCGAGGGCGCCGAGATCCACTACGAGCTGGCCCTGCAGGCCCAGCATGCGGGCAACGTGCAGGCTGCCTACATGGAACTCCAGAAGTCGTTGGAGCTCAATCCGGACTACCCGGAGGCGCACCACGTCATGGCCATCCTCCTGCACCTGTCGTTCAACCGCCCCGAGGAGGCCATCGTGCACTACCAGAAGGCCCTGCAGCTGCGTCCGACCTTCTCCGAGGCGAAGACGAACCTGGCCAATGTCTATCTGTCCCAGGCGCGCTATGACGAGGCCATTCCCCTGTACGAGCAGGCACTCAACGACATGCTCTACCCCACGCCCTTCATCGCGCAGAGCAACCTGGGGTGGGCCCTGTACAAGAAGGGCGACAAGGAGCGGGCGTTGCAGAACATCAAGGCGGCGGTGACGATCAATCCCGGCTTCTGCCTGGGCTACCGCAACCTGGGCACCATCTACGAGGAAAGCGGCGAGCTTTCCGAGGCATGCCGCTATCTGGGCCGTTATCGTGAGGCCTGCCCGGAGGTGGCGGACGCCCACCTGCGTGAGGGCGCCTGCCTGGTGAAGCAGGGGAAGTTGGAGGAGGCGAAGCAGAGCTTCACCACGTGCGAGGCCAAGGCGACGAGCCAGAACCTCAAGGACGATTGCCACCGCCTGCTCGAGGCCTTGTAA
- a CDS encoding helix-turn-helix domain-containing protein, whose amino-acid sequence MDYVEFGRYLSQQRELRGLSRDEVSRVTKISPSLIAALEEGQIERLPNRVFIVNYIRSYATVIGLAPEEAILRYEEVDKAAPEPSPVTLERERRRRAWLILAVVLLVLAAGVFAALVVTGKVALPQPRP is encoded by the coding sequence GTGGATTACGTCGAATTCGGCAGATATCTGTCCCAGCAACGCGAGCTGCGCGGCCTGTCCCGTGACGAGGTGTCGCGGGTGACGAAGATTTCCCCGAGTCTGATCGCCGCCCTGGAGGAAGGGCAGATCGAGCGGCTGCCCAACCGGGTCTTCATCGTCAACTACATCCGCTCCTACGCCACCGTCATCGGCCTGGCGCCCGAGGAGGCCATCCTCCGCTACGAGGAGGTGGACAAGGCCGCTCCCGAGCCCAGTCCCGTGACGCTGGAGCGCGAGCGGCGAAGGCGCGCTTGGTTGATTCTCGCGGTGGTTCTGTTGGTGCTCGCCGCCGGCGTGTTCGCGGCCCTGGTGGTGACTGGAAAGGTGGCGCTGCCGCAGCCCCGCCCCTGA